The sequence CGGGCATCTGCACCGCGAGCGCCCCGCCCGGCACCAGCGCGTCGATGAGCCGCTCGAGAATGGCGATATGCTTCGGCAGCCATTGGAAGACCGCATTCGCGAAGAAAAGCGCAGCCCCGTGCGGCGGCATCCAGTTGGCGAGATCTGCCTTTTCGAAGCGCAGATCAGGCAGCCGATTGCGGGCGGCCGCCAGCATGTCATCGTCGCTGTCGATGCCGGTGAGCGGGTTATTCGGGAAGCGCTCAAGGATCAGTTGCGTCGAATTTCCGGGTCCGCAGCCGAGGTCGAAGGCCGGGCCGGCGGGAAGATCGGGCACCTGGGCGATGAGATCGCGTGCCGGCCGCGTCCGTTCATCCTCGAACTTCACGTATTGCGCTGCCGACCAGGCCATCGGGCCGTTCCTTCATATGCCGAACTGCAGGCTTTCAAGCGAGGGCAGGATGAGCGCCGGACCATAATCCTTATATTCGTCCGGCATATCGGCGCGGTTGATCCAGACCGTGCGGAAGCCGAACTTGGTCGCACCTGCAATGTCCCAGCGGTTCGACGACTGGAACGAAACCGCATGCGGATAAAGCCGGTATTGCGTCGTCACCAGGTCGTAGACGGCGGGTGCCGTCTTGAAGGCTCTGACCGCATCGACCGAGAAGACGTCGTCTATGATAATGTCGAGGGCGGCATTCTTCACGGCGGAGGCAAGCATTGCGGGTGAGCCGTTCGAAAGGATGGCGATGCGGGCGCCGCGCTCCTTCAATCCCCGCAGCACGGCCGGAACCTCCGGGTAGCAATCGAGCGCCCAATAGGCGTCGAGCAGCCGCTTCTTGAGCTTCGGATCGGCCGAAGGGAAGCGCGCGAAGGCGTAATCCAGCGATTGCTCCGTCAACTGCCAGAAGTCGACATAGGCACCCATCAGCGAGCGCACCCAAGAATATTCGAGTTGCTTGGCGCGCCAGAGCTCGGAAAAGGCCTGGCCATCGGGCCCGATGGCCTCTGCATGGCGGCGCACGGCCGCATGCACATCGAAAAGCGTCCCATAGGCGTCGAAGACATAGGCCGCGTGAGACATCAAACTCTCCCGTCAATCCATCGTTCGGCGGCGCGCAAGAGGAATTTCTCTCAAGTGAATAGCCGCCAAAACAAGGGCTTATAGCGTCGCGTCAGAAGACGCTCTGCTTTCTCCATTTCTTTTCCCTGGATCATGTCAAAAATTTGTGCACCGCACAATGCCTCCCTCTGCGGTTGCTGCCATTGTTCAGCCTTTCCAGACCTTTGCAGGGAACCGCAGCGCCTGCTTGGCCAGTTTGCCCTTGAGGCCGAGAGCCGCATCGCAGAGGCCGACTACGTGGCGGTTCGGCTTGGCTTCGGGGCGCAGCGCGTGAAGGGCGGCAGCCGCGCTCTCCGGCGCCATGTAGCGCGCCAGGATGCCGAGCGTCAGCGCCGTCGAGCGGCCGATGCCCCGAAGACAGTGGACGAGCAGATGCGCGTCCTCCGGCAGACTGTCGACAAAAGCAAAAGCCGCCTCGACCGCCTCGAAACGTGCGGCGTCCGGCGCATCCGGATCGGTGGCGTCGCCGAAATGGAGTTCCAGATGCCGCTCCGGCGGCAGTTCGATCATGGAAAGCAGCCGGCTTGCGGGCGCGCGGATAGAGATGAGATGCGTCGGCGCCCAGAGCACGCGATTGTGCCGCGCCTCGGTCTGCGAACTCACGATCACGCGCACCGGCCAGCCGTTCGCATGTTCTGGATTGGCTTCGAGAACGGGGCGGTAAAGTTCGCTTTCTGTCGCCTGAGCCGCAAGCGCCATGACAGGACCTCGCTGATTCGTCTTGCCCGATGAGAATAACAGTGCGGCGGAGCGATCGGAATCTCTTCATCAGAACCTTGTAATCACGCTGATGCCGAGGTCGGTCGCACGGTCCATCGCCACCAGCGCCGGCACGGCCTCTTCCAACGAAATCTCGCGGCCGATCAACTGTTTCGGATCGAGTTTGCCGGCCGTGATCATCGCGAGCATCGCGTCGTAGCGCCAGGCCTGCATGCCGTGGCTGCCATAGATCTCGAGTTCGTGGCCGATCACCTGCGCCATCGGGATTTGTGGAGTCGCATGGTCTGCGAGCATCAGGCCCACCTGCACATGCCGGCCGCGCCGGCGGAGGTTCTTGATCGAATTGAAGCAGGTGACGGGGGAGCCGAGCGCATCGATCGAAACATGGGCGCCGCCTTTGGTGATCTCCTTCACCGCACCGGCGACATCTTCCGTTTCGCGGCCGTTGATTGCGGCGACGGCGCCGAGCCTGCGGGCGAAGGCGAGCTTTTCCTCGGAAATGTCGATCGCGATCGGATTGGCGCCGAGTGCGGCGGCGATCATGATCGCCGAGAGGCCGACACCGCCGCAGCCGTGCACCGCTACCCATTCGCCGCCCTGGACCCGTGCCTGGTCGGCGATGGCCCGGAAGGAGGTGGCGAAGCGGCAGCCAAGGCTTGCGGCGGTCGCAGAATCCATGCTCTCCGGCAGGTGCACGAGGTTCTGGTCGGCAAAGTCGAGCGCCACAAACTCGGCAAAGGAGCCCCAATGGGTGAAGCCGGGCTGGAACTGTGCTTCGCAGACCTGTTGGTTGCCGGAGCGGCACTCGCCGCAGCGTCCGCAGCCGGAAACGAAAGGCACCGTCACGCGGTCGCCGGCCTTATAACGCAAGACGCCGCGACCGGCGGCGGCGATTGTTCCGGCGAGCTCGTGGCCGGGCACGTGCGGCAGGCGGATATCCGCGTCGTGCCCCATCCAGCCGTGCCAGTCGCTGCGGCAAAGTCCGGTCGCCTCGACCTTGATGACGACGCCGTATTCCGTCGGCGTCGGGTCCGGCAGCATCTTGATTTCCGGCGTCTTTTCGAATGCGTCGTAATAGATCGCTTTCATTGCGGTCCGCTCCCCTGCGGTTTTCGGTCATTCTCGCATGGCGCTCCGGGTGGTGCCAGAATGGACGCCATGACATTTTTTGATGTACCCATTCAACCCGATGCTGTTTTTTCCGGCTAGACCGGACGAACACACGACAAGCCGAGAAGGAGACGCCGATGGCCGTCGATACATCACCCCGCTCCACCACCTGGACCTATGTCGATGGTGAGTGGCTTTCCGGCAATCCGCCGCTGATCGGACCGACGTCTCACGCGATGTGGCTCGGCTCGACCGTGTTCGACGGCGCGCGCTGGTTTGACGGCATCGCCCCGGATCTCGATCTGCATTGCCAGCGCGTCAATCGTTCTGCCGTGTCGCTCGGCCTGAAGCCCACGATGGCTGCCGAAGAGATCGAGGCGCTCACCTGGGAGGGCGTGAAGAAGTTCGACGGAAAGACGGCCCTTTATGTAAAGCCGATGTATTGGGGTGAGCACGGCTCATGGAGCGTTGTAGCCGTCGATCCGGAATCGACCCGCTTCGCACTCTGCCTGTTCGAGGCGCCGATGGGCAATGCCCATGCCGGCTCGTCGCTGACGCTATCGCCGTTCCGCCGCCCGACGATCGAATGCATGCCGACGGACGCCAAAGCCGGCTGCCTCTATCCCAACAATGGCCGCATTTTAAGCGAGGCGCGTTCGCGCGGCTTCGACAATGCGCTCGTGCGCGACATGCTCGGCAATATCGCCGAGACCGGTTCGTCCAATGTCTTCATGGTGAAGGACGGCGTCATTTTCACGCCGGCGGCGAACAAGACCTTCCTTGCTGGCATTACCCGTTTTCGCGGCATGGGCCTTTTGCGCGAGGCTGGCTTCGAAGTGATCGAAACCACGCTGACCATGGCCGATTTCGAGGCGGCCGACGAAATCTTCACGACCGGCAACTATTCGAAAGTGCTGCCGGTCACCCGCCTGGAAGGCCGGGACCTGCAGGCCGGCCCGATCGCCGCCAAGGCCCGTGATCTCTACATGGATTGGGCGCATTCGAGCGGTGACGTGTAGGGCCCTGACAACGAAATCCCCGCCTATTTCGCGCCACTCCGGCCACGATACGGCATGCGCATATAGGTGTCGCCGGCCTTAAGTTCGGCGAGCATCTGCGCCATGCGTCTTTCGCGGGTCTCTTCATGCTTCGCCCGCGAAATCCAGCCGAGATAATCGTTGCGTTGGTAGGCCGGACGCGCCGCATAGGCAGCCTCGAGGCCGCTGTCGCGCAATCGGCTGGCGATATCGTCCGGCATCGGGTGGATCGCGCGCTTGAGATTGCTGGTGCCGCCGGTCATGTATTCAGATCTCGATCGGACGCACGAGGACATCGGCGGACGAGCGCGTTGTCGGTCCATGATAGACCGCCTCGATATTGTTGCCGTCCGGATCGAAGAGAAATGCAGCATAGTAGCCGGGATGGTACTGGCGCTCGCCGGGCGCTCCGTTGTCCATGCCGCCATGGGCAAGTCCCGCCTTGTAAAATCGCTGCACGGCATCCTGGTCGGCGGCCTGGAAGGCGAGATGGACGCGGGTGCAATAGTCATCCGCCTGATCGACGTAGAACTCGTCGAATGCAAAGGCTGAATTGCTCTGGTAGCTCGGCTGGTGACCGAGCGCGCCAAGCACGGCCTGATAGAAGCGCTTGCTGACGTTGAGGTCGCCGACGCGAAGATGAATATGGTCGATGAGCCGTCCCTGATGGAACTCCATTTTTTCCTCCCTGCCGATTGCCTGGCCTACGGTTTCGATGCCGACACCCTTTTCGCATCGATCTCGCTGCCGAGCTCGACGTTTTGATTTCTTGTCATAAACGCAAATATCGGCAACAGGTTCTTCTCCGCCTTTCGGCTTGCCGGTGACAAGCGCCAGGGTGAGCCAAAAGGATCCACCAGGACGGCGGCATCCGGCAGCGATTTGGCAGCCGCATCTGGCTGAAACGTCTCGACGGAACTCCTCCCAAGCGGCGCCTGATGACCCGTGCCCCACGGTCGCGGTCAGGCTCGCTGCAGCCAACAACATGGCGGTCAAGGCCGGGCGAGGTGACATATTTATCTCCCCTGCGTGGTTTCGAAAGCTTGTGCGCGGGAAAGTTGCGCGCCGTCTTGGCCTGAAATGTGCCGCGTATCACAGTGATCTTGGATGCGGGCGAACTGCGCACACTTTCCCTGATCTTGCCCAGGGACCACGATCGCTGAAAGCATGATGAAAGTATTTTGCGTGGTTAGGGAAATTTTGGCACCGCATCGGTTGCCTCCCGCCAAGCCGGTGCCTATGTTCCCGCTCACAGATTTCCATGACGAAATCCCATGCCAAGAGGAGATGCCACAATGGCTTTCGAATTGCCGAACCTTCCCTATGATTACGATGCTCTCGCCCCCTACATGTCGCGCGAAACGCTCGAATACCACCACGACAAGCATCACCTTGCTTACGTGACGAACGGCAACAAGCTCGCCGAGGAAGCCGGTCTTTCCAATCTTTCGGTGGAGGAAGTCGTCAAGAAGTCCTATGGCACCAACCAGCCGCTGTTCAACAATGCCGGCCAGCACTACAACCACATCCACTTCTGGAAGTGGATGAAGAAAGGCGGCGGCGGCACCAGCCTGCCGGGCAAGCTCGACGCGGCCATCAAGTCCGATCTCGGCGGTTACGACAAGTTCCGTGGCGATTTCATCGCTGCCGGCACCGGCCAGTTCGGCTCCGGTTGGGCCTGGCTTTCGGTCAAGAATGGCAAGCTTGAAATCTCCAAGACGCCGAACGGCGAAAACCCGCTCGTCCACGGCGCCTCGCCGATCCTCGGCGTCGATGTCTGGGAGCATTCCTATTACATCGACTACCGCAACGCCCGTCCGAAATATCTCGAAGCTTTCGTCGACAACCTCATCAACTGGGACTACGTCCTCGAAATGTACGAAGCAGCCACCAAGTAAGCGGCTCGTCTATCGCGACAGAAAATCCGACCCGGCGCCTGCGCCGGGTCTTTTTTGTGGGACGGGGTGGCTGCGGGCGCGAGGCTGGTGATTGCACTTCACCCCGACCTCTCCCAAGGATGGGAGAGGGGGATAGGGGCCTCGCCGCGCGTGTCGTTTCCCCATCAAAATGGGGAGAAGGTGACCGGCAGGCCGATGAGGGGAATATTGCGCGCATAGCTAACTGTCCCGCGCGCCTCTATGAGTCGCCCGCCTCAAGCGGCTGCGCTGCATTCATTTTCCACCCGGCGATCCAGAGCTGCCTGAGCTTGTCGCCCTCGCCATGGAAAAATTCGCCGGCCGGCTCGCAGTGCTCCACCCGGTCGGCGCGAAAGTTGCGGATATCCTGCCGCAATTCGCACCAGGCAACCATCATCGCATGTTCCGAATAGTAGATCAGCGCCAGCGGCCGCACCGTGCGTTCCGTTGCCCGCCCGAGTTCGTCGCGGTAGTCGAGCGCCAGTTTCTGTTCGTCGCGGATCGCGCGGCGGACTAAGGCGAGGTCGATGGCCGGTGGCGCAACTGCGACCGAACCCCAGGCGTGCAGCGCTTGCGACTGGAAGGCCTGGCGAAGAGGCTGCGGCACGGCGCCGGTGATTTTCTGACTGACCCGTCGCGCCGCCGCTCTCAGTTCCTCGTCGGCGGTGCGTGCGAGGAAGGCAAGTGCCAGCACGATCGCCTCCGTCTCCTCGATCGAGAACATCAAGGGCGGCAGGTCGAAGCCGGGCCTCAGAATGTAGCCGATGCCGCGTTCACCCTCGATCGGCACCCGCATCGCCTGCAAGGCGGCAATATCACGGTAGATCGAGCGCGGCGTGACCTCCAACGCTTCGGCAATGTCTGCCGCGGTGACCGGTTTCCTGGCGAGCCTTAGAATCTGGATGATCTCGAATAGCCGCGATGCCTTGCGCACGGCAAAAAACCTCCACCGCCTCAAACCTCCTGACAAGACATTGTCAGTTGGGCAGCGGTATAGCACGAGCCAACGGATTGAAAAGTCTGCAATCCGGTTCGGTATCCCTATAGAAATTTGACAGGCAACTGACATGAGCTACGCTGAAAATCTCTGGCTTTTCTTCACTCTACTCTTCGGCATCATCGTTGTACCCGGCATGGATATGGTATTCGTGCTCGCCAACGCAGTGACCGGCGGGCGGTCCTCCGGCCTGTCGGCGACGGCCGGCATCATGGCGGGCGGTGTGCTGCACACGCTCTATGCCGCACTCGGCGTCAGCGTTATCCTTCATCTGGTGCCGCAGTTGTTCAACGTTCTGCTTGTCGCCGGTGCCGCCTACATCGCCTGGATCGGCTTTTCTCTTCTCCGCAGTTCCATCACCATCGGCAGCCTCGAGAGCGGCGCAAGACTGTCGCACTGGGCGAGCTTTCGACAAGGGGCGCTTACAAGCCTGATGAACCCCAAAGCCTATCTCTTCATGCTGGCCGTCTATCCGCAGTTCCTGCGGCCGCAATTCGGTCCGGTCTGGTCCCAGGCTGCCGTCATGGCCGTGATGATCGCCTTGACGCAGCTTGCCGTCTACGGCGGGCTCGCGCTTGCCGCAGGGCGCGGCCGGGATCTGCTCGTCGGCAGCCCGGGCGCCACGGTCGCGATCGGTCGCGCCGCCGGCCTTCTGCTTGTTGTTATCGCAGCTTTCACCGTATGGCAGGGGTGGATCGGCGCTAGGTAACGTGCGGCCCACTGCGATGCTGACATTATGCCGTAGGCGGAAAAAGCGTCGCAGCGCGAGGTAATCTGCCGTCGATTTATGCTGAAATGACAAGCACTTCAAGAAAATGTTACTTCCGTCGAAAGACCAAAATGCCATCATGCCGGCGCTTCAACGGACTGCCGCAGAAGCGGGTTCGAATAACCGGGAGACCATGATGAAGATACGAGCTTTTATGCTTGCTGCCGTCCTGGCAGGCGTTGGTGTTACTGCTGTCACTGCAGCGGACGAACCCCAAGCGGTCCGCCAGCAATTGATGAAGAAAGTCGGAGCCGCTGCCGGCGCCCTCAGTGGTATCGCCAAGGGCGAAAAGCCGTACGATGCCGACATCGTCAAGGCATCGCTGGCGACGATCAGCGAGACGGTGAAAATCTTCCCGAACCATTTCCCGGAGGGTTCGGAAACCGGCATGGAGACCGAAGCGAGTCCGAAGATTTGGGAGAACATGGGTGACTTCAAAGCGAAGGCCGCCAAGCTGGGCAGCGATGCCGAGAAGCTTCTTGCCGAGCTTCCCGCCGATCAGGCCGGCGTCGGCGCCGCCCTCGGCGTTCTCGGCAAGGATTGCGGTAGCTGTCACGAGACCTATCGTCTGAAAAAAGAGTGACAACCGCTTCTTCCGATCCCACCGTTAAGATGCGCCGGTCCGACCGGCGCATTCTTGTCTGCGTTTGAAGCCTGAAGGGGTGTCAATGGGCCGGCGAACAAGGAAGCTGATGTCTGGTCTGGTCCTGCTGGCGGTTGCGGGCGCCGGTGCCTTCTGGTGGCTGACGAAACCGGCGCCACGGGATGAGGCCTACTGGCAGGATATTGGCGAGCCGGATCTTGCCAACGGCGAGCAGGTCTTCTGGGCCGGGGGCTGCGCCAGTTGTCATGCCGCGCCGGGGGCGCAGGACGATGCCCGGCTCGTACTTTCGGGGGGACGGATCCTGAAAAGTCCCTTCGGCACCTTCCATGTCCCGAACATCTCGCCCGATGAGACCGCCGGCATCGGCAGTTGGACGCTTGCGGAGTTCGGCGACGCCGTGACGCGCGGCATCGGAAGAAGCGGAGAACATCTCTATCCGTCTTTCCCCTACGGCTCCTACGCACGGATGACCGTCAGGGACGTCAACGATCTCTGGGGATATTTGCAGACGTTGCCGAAAAGTGCCAATGCGGCGCCACCCCATGAATTGCCGTTTCCCTACAATATCCGCCTCGCTGTCGGCGTCTGGAAGCTGCTGTTCTTCGATGACGAGCCGCGCGTTGAGATAAATACCGCCGACGCCAAGCTCGCCCGCGGGCAATATCTCGTCGAAGGTCCCGGCCATTGCGGCGAATGCCATACGCCCCGCAATGCGCTCGGTGGATTCGAGGCAGGCAAGTGGCTGGCGGGCGCGCCGAATCCGGAAGGCAAGGGTCGCATCCCCGATATCACGCCGGGCTCGAAAAGCATCGGCAGTTGGAGCGCGTCCGACATCGCCTCCTACCTGGAAACAGGATTCACGCCGGAATTCGATACGGTCGGTGGCTTGATGGTCGAGGTGCAGAAAAACATGGCAAGGCTTCCGCCGTCCGACCGTGAAGCGATCGCTGCCTATCTGAAAGCGCTGCCAGCGCAATAGGTGCTCAGGTGAGCAGATGCTCCTTGCCGAAGCGCGCAAGATAGCCGTCCAGTTCCTCCGAACCGAGGCCGAGTGCATGGAAAATCTCGGCCGTGAAGCTGACCGGTGCGGTGCCCGCAGCCGTCACCAATCGACCGCTGCGAAGCGCTTGCGGCTGATCGCAGTAGTGCGCTTGCCCGCGATAGCCGGGGACCCTCGAAAGGCTCTCGGCCGCGTTGCCGGTATGGTCCGCCGCGTCGAGAATGCCGCTGGCGGCGAGCGCAAGTGTTGCGCCGCAAATCGCTGCCACCACGCGATCCTCCCCGTGAAAGGCACGGATGGTGGCCGTGAGATCGGGCGCTGCGGCGGTTTCCCAGATCGGCCCGCCGCAAAGCACAAGACCATCGAACTCCGCCGGTGTAAGCGTTTTCGTCGGCAGATGCGGTGTGATGCAAAGTCCGCCCATCGATGTCACAACCGTGCCTTCAGGTGCGGCAATAAGCATGTCGAGGCCGAACTCGGTGCGCGCCGTGGCCATCAACAGCGCACATTCCCAGTCGGCAAACCCTTCTGTCAAAACGATCGCCAGACGCATCCGGTCCTCCCGCTCAGCCGAGCTTCTGCAAATAACGCATGCCGGTCACCGGACGCGGCACGAAACGTTCGGACTCGTAGAAGTGATGCGCCTGGAAATTGCCGGTAGCGGCGCTGACCGAAAGATACTCGCAGCCGGCTATCTTCGCCTGCTCGCGGGCTTTGGCGACGAGGTGGCGGCCGATGCCGGTGCCGCGATGACCGGGGCGCACGAAGAGGTGATGCAGTTCCATGCCGCGCATGCCTTCGGCCGCCCGGTATTGGGGGACGAGTATCGCGTAGCCGATCAATTGATTGCCGGCTTCCGCAACGAGCGCGGTTATCCAGGGCGTACGGCCGAAAAGGTCCCTCTCAAGCCGTTCCGGCGTTATCGGAGCGGCATCGCCGTGGTGGGCGGCAAGCTCTGCTATCATCTCTCGCAGTTCGGGGAGATCGCGGAGCTTGGCGCAGCGAATCGTCACCATGGACGCTCGCGTGGATGGCATGGGATGAAGGTTAGCGGTGGCAGTCTGCAGCATTCTCGGCTCCTACGGTTCTACCGCCATCAGGTGCCGTGAAAAACAAAAGCCGCCTGATGGCGGCCTTGTTGATATGATCAGCAGGCCGCTCCTATCGGAACAGCCAAAAATACGCGCGGCAAATGGGTGCGTTCTTGATCATGCGCGTAGATTGTTCATTTCCAGGAATTTGTCAACGGGATTTCGCTCGACCCTTACAGCGCCGTGGTCTTTCAGACACACAAAGGTCGCTGTAACACTTTGAACTGCTGCATGGTTTATCATTAAATCGATTTCGATTTAAGGAACGCTGCAGTGCTGAGTCGATCAGTGCTCGCTATCGCACATAGAGTGATCGGCGAGTGCCCGAATGACATAGCAATCGCCGATCGTGTGATCGCCATGGCAGGCGACGATACGCTCAAGCTCATGCTCTAGTTTTCTCAGTCGGGAGATCCTTTCCCGCACGGAAGCGAGATGTTCCGTTGCTATTCGGTCTGCCTCCCCGCAGGGTCGTTCCGGATGCTGGCTGAGTGCCAGGAGCTCGCGGATCGCATCGATCGAAAGTCCCAAATCACGCGCGTGGCGAATGAAGGCGAGGCGTTCGAGCTCCCGCTTTTCATAGCGCCGCTGATTGCCTTCCGAGCGTTCGGGCGCCGCAAGCAGTCCCATTTGCTCGTAGTAGCGAATTGTCGGGATTTTCACACCCGTGCGTCGGGAAAGGTCGCCGATCGAATACATTTGAGCTCCTAGACTAGCTCTAGCTTCTAGAGCTTTAGATAAGGCGCCGGTTTCTATCCATCAATACGCTGCAACACCTTGAAGGAGTTCATGCTCCTCGGATCTACGCCGAGCCGAGGGAGCATGTCGTGGGTCAAGGCAACGTGTAGGCGATGACGTAGTCGCCCGGCTTTGTGCCGACCGAACCGTGCCCGCCGGCTACGATCAGCACGTATTGTTTGTCGCCGACCGTATAGGTCATCGGCGTCGACTGGCCGCCTGCCGGCAGCCGCGCCTCCCAGAGCTGCCGGCCCGTGGTGAGGTCATAAGCCCTGAAAAAATTGTCGACGGAAGCGCCCAGAAAGGCGACGCCGCCCTTGGTGACGATCGGGCCGCCGATGCCCGGCACGCCGAGCTTGAACGGCAGCGGAAGCGGTGTCATGTCGTAGACCGTGCCGTTCCTGTGCTTGTAGGCGATCTTGCCGGTCCTGAGATCGGCGCCCGCGACATAGCCCCATGGCGGCGCCTGGCAGGGGATCTGCAAGGGCCCGAGGAACGGGCCCATATAGACGCCGAAAGGCGCCCCTTCGTTGCGGTTCAGCCCTTGCTCGCTCCCTTTTTCGCCTTCGCCCTTGGGCGGGATCTGGTCGCGCGGGACAAGCCGCGAGGTGAAGGCGAGATAGGTCGGCATCCCAAACATGACCTGGCGTTCCGGATCGACCGCGACCGAGCCCCAGTTGAAGGTGCCGAAATTACCGGGATAGACGAGCGTGCCTTCCACCGACGGCGGTGTGAAGCGGCCCTCATATTTCAATGAATGGAATTCGATGCGGC is a genomic window of Sinorhizobium numidicum containing:
- a CDS encoding haloacid dehalogenase type II; the encoded protein is MSHAAYVFDAYGTLFDVHAAVRRHAEAIGPDGQAFSELWRAKQLEYSWVRSLMGAYVDFWQLTEQSLDYAFARFPSADPKLKKRLLDAYWALDCYPEVPAVLRGLKERGARIAILSNGSPAMLASAVKNAALDIIIDDVFSVDAVRAFKTAPAVYDLVTTQYRLYPHAVSFQSSNRWDIAGATKFGFRTVWINRADMPDEYKDYGPALILPSLESLQFGI
- a CDS encoding phosphatase, with translation MALAAQATESELYRPVLEANPEHANGWPVRVIVSSQTEARHNRVLWAPTHLISIRAPASRLLSMIELPPERHLELHFGDATDPDAPDAARFEAVEAAFAFVDSLPEDAHLLVHCLRGIGRSTALTLGILARYMAPESAAAALHALRPEAKPNRHVVGLCDAALGLKGKLAKQALRFPAKVWKG
- a CDS encoding zinc-dependent alcohol dehydrogenase family protein; the encoded protein is MKAIYYDAFEKTPEIKMLPDPTPTEYGVVIKVEATGLCRSDWHGWMGHDADIRLPHVPGHELAGTIAAAGRGVLRYKAGDRVTVPFVSGCGRCGECRSGNQQVCEAQFQPGFTHWGSFAEFVALDFADQNLVHLPESMDSATAASLGCRFATSFRAIADQARVQGGEWVAVHGCGGVGLSAIMIAAALGANPIAIDISEEKLAFARRLGAVAAINGRETEDVAGAVKEITKGGAHVSIDALGSPVTCFNSIKNLRRRGRHVQVGLMLADHATPQIPMAQVIGHELEIYGSHGMQAWRYDAMLAMITAGKLDPKQLIGREISLEEAVPALVAMDRATDLGISVITRF
- a CDS encoding branched-chain amino acid aminotransferase: MAVDTSPRSTTWTYVDGEWLSGNPPLIGPTSHAMWLGSTVFDGARWFDGIAPDLDLHCQRVNRSAVSLGLKPTMAAEEIEALTWEGVKKFDGKTALYVKPMYWGEHGSWSVVAVDPESTRFALCLFEAPMGNAHAGSSLTLSPFRRPTIECMPTDAKAGCLYPNNGRILSEARSRGFDNALVRDMLGNIAETGSSNVFMVKDGVIFTPAANKTFLAGITRFRGMGLLREAGFEVIETTLTMADFEAADEIFTTGNYSKVLPVTRLEGRDLQAGPIAAKARDLYMDWAHSSGDV
- a CDS encoding YdeI/OmpD-associated family protein translates to MTGGTSNLKRAIHPMPDDIASRLRDSGLEAAYAARPAYQRNDYLGWISRAKHEETRERRMAQMLAELKAGDTYMRMPYRGRSGAK
- a CDS encoding VOC family protein, with the translated sequence MEFHQGRLIDHIHLRVGDLNVSKRFYQAVLGALGHQPSYQSNSAFAFDEFYVDQADDYCTRVHLAFQAADQDAVQRFYKAGLAHGGMDNGAPGERQYHPGYYAAFLFDPDGNNIEAVYHGPTTRSSADVLVRPIEI
- a CDS encoding superoxide dismutase; this translates as MAFELPNLPYDYDALAPYMSRETLEYHHDKHHLAYVTNGNKLAEEAGLSNLSVEEVVKKSYGTNQPLFNNAGQHYNHIHFWKWMKKGGGGTSLPGKLDAAIKSDLGGYDKFRGDFIAAGTGQFGSGWAWLSVKNGKLEISKTPNGENPLVHGASPILGVDVWEHSYYIDYRNARPKYLEAFVDNLINWDYVLEMYEAATK
- a CDS encoding helix-turn-helix transcriptional regulator gives rise to the protein MRKASRLFEIIQILRLARKPVTAADIAEALEVTPRSIYRDIAALQAMRVPIEGERGIGYILRPGFDLPPLMFSIEETEAIVLALAFLARTADEELRAAARRVSQKITGAVPQPLRQAFQSQALHAWGSVAVAPPAIDLALVRRAIRDEQKLALDYRDELGRATERTVRPLALIYYSEHAMMVAWCELRQDIRNFRADRVEHCEPAGEFFHGEGDKLRQLWIAGWKMNAAQPLEAGDS
- a CDS encoding LysE family translocator; protein product: MSYAENLWLFFTLLFGIIVVPGMDMVFVLANAVTGGRSSGLSATAGIMAGGVLHTLYAALGVSVILHLVPQLFNVLLVAGAAYIAWIGFSLLRSSITIGSLESGARLSHWASFRQGALTSLMNPKAYLFMLAVYPQFLRPQFGPVWSQAAVMAVMIALTQLAVYGGLALAAGRGRDLLVGSPGATVAIGRAAGLLLVVIAAFTVWQGWIGAR
- a CDS encoding c-type cytochrome, which codes for MKIRAFMLAAVLAGVGVTAVTAADEPQAVRQQLMKKVGAAAGALSGIAKGEKPYDADIVKASLATISETVKIFPNHFPEGSETGMETEASPKIWENMGDFKAKAAKLGSDAEKLLAELPADQAGVGAALGVLGKDCGSCHETYRLKKE
- a CDS encoding c-type cytochrome, encoding MGRRTRKLMSGLVLLAVAGAGAFWWLTKPAPRDEAYWQDIGEPDLANGEQVFWAGGCASCHAAPGAQDDARLVLSGGRILKSPFGTFHVPNISPDETAGIGSWTLAEFGDAVTRGIGRSGEHLYPSFPYGSYARMTVRDVNDLWGYLQTLPKSANAAPPHELPFPYNIRLAVGVWKLLFFDDEPRVEINTADAKLARGQYLVEGPGHCGECHTPRNALGGFEAGKWLAGAPNPEGKGRIPDITPGSKSIGSWSASDIASYLETGFTPEFDTVGGLMVEVQKNMARLPPSDREAIAAYLKALPAQ
- a CDS encoding DJ-1/PfpI family protein; its protein translation is MRLAIVLTEGFADWECALLMATARTEFGLDMLIAAPEGTVVTSMGGLCITPHLPTKTLTPAEFDGLVLCGGPIWETAAAPDLTATIRAFHGEDRVVAAICGATLALAASGILDAADHTGNAAESLSRVPGYRGQAHYCDQPQALRSGRLVTAAGTAPVSFTAEIFHALGLGSEELDGYLARFGKEHLLT
- a CDS encoding GNAT family N-acetyltransferase codes for the protein MLQTATANLHPMPSTRASMVTIRCAKLRDLPELREMIAELAAHHGDAAPITPERLERDLFGRTPWITALVAEAGNQLIGYAILVPQYRAAEGMRGMELHHLFVRPGHRGTGIGRHLVAKAREQAKIAGCEYLSVSAATGNFQAHHFYESERFVPRPVTGMRYLQKLG
- a CDS encoding MerR family transcriptional regulator; translation: MYSIGDLSRRTGVKIPTIRYYEQMGLLAAPERSEGNQRRYEKRELERLAFIRHARDLGLSIDAIRELLALSQHPERPCGEADRIATEHLASVRERISRLRKLEHELERIVACHGDHTIGDCYVIRALADHSMCDSEH